The Streptomyces pratensis genomic interval CGGGTGGATCGACAGGAGTGACCGTAGCAGATGGTTTTGTTGCAGACTATATTTAACGGTCCCGCCTGCGGCGCCTATCGCTGTCCCTGACGTGCCCGCCTGACCGGCCGGGGGCTCTCGGAAGGAGTGGCCAGGTGGCCCGTGGTCAGCTGGTTCAGGGTGCGGAGGAGGGTCTCGCGGTCGCTGTCGGGAAGCGCCGCCAGGGCCTCCTGGTGCACCCCGTCGACGATCTCCTGGCTCCGTACGGCGATCCGGGCACCCTCCTCGGTCACGGCGATGATCCGGGCCCGCCGGTCCCGGCTGGAAGGCCGCCGTTCGGCGAGCCCCGCGCTCTCCAGGGCGTCCACGGTGACCACCATCGTGGTCTTGTCCATGTCGCCGATCTCGGCGAGCTGGATCTGGGTGCGCTCCTCCTCCAGGGCGTGGACCAGAACGCAGTGCATGCGTGCGGTC includes:
- a CDS encoding MarR family winged helix-turn-helix transcriptional regulator, translating into MTALTPARTAPDLSFLLDHTSHVLRTRMAAALAEIGLTARMHCVLVHALEEERTQIQLAEIGDMDKTTMVVTVDALESAGLAERRPSSRDRRARIIAVTEEGARIAVRSQEIVDGVHQEALAALPDSDRETLLRTLNQLTTGHLATPSESPRPVRRARQGQR